From Nicotiana tabacum cultivar K326 chromosome 20, ASM71507v2, whole genome shotgun sequence, one genomic window encodes:
- the LOC107768956 gene encoding folate synthesis bifunctional protein, mitochondrial, with product MNIFRRLLPTKFGFKISKNSCNAWGIYSIHSSPDCVVEVHSPEQEVIIALGSNVGNRLQNFDEALHLMKKSGIQITRHACLYETAPAYVTDQPRFLNSAVRGVTKLGPHELLGVLKKIEKDMGRTTGIIYGPRPIDLDILFYGKFKIHSEILDVPHERIWERPFVVAPLIDLLGSDIDSDTVARWHLFSKHSSDLFELWEKLGGESLVGKNGMKRVLPVGNNLWDWSSKTSVMGILNLTPDSFSDGGKYLSVEAAVSQVRLMLSEGADIIDFGAQSTRPNASKISVEEELDRLIPVIEAVNKMPEVEGKLLSVDTFYSDVASEAVKNGVHLVNDVSGGRLDSNMHNVVAALRVPFIAMHMRGDPSSMQNPENLQYNDVCKDVAFELHERLKEAELAGIPAWRLIIDPGIGFSKNTEHNLDILTGLTTIRSEIARRSLALSRAPLLIGPSRKRFLGEVCARPAADERDPATVAAVTTGVLNGANIVRVHNVRYNADALGLCDALLERKQYA from the exons ATGAATATCTTCAGACGCTTACTCCCCACAAAGTTTGGGTTCAAAATATCCAAGAATTCGTGTAATG CATGGGGCATTTATAGTATCCATTCGTCCCCGGATTGTGTGGTGGAAGTACATTCCCCGGAGCAGGAAGTAATAATTGCTTTGGGAAGTAATGTGGGAAACAGACTTCAGAATTTTGATGAAGCATTGCACCTAATGAAGAAATCAGGTATACAAATTACCAGGCATGCTTGCTTATACGAGACGGCGCCTGCTTATGTAACTGATCAGCCTCGGTTTCTGAATTCTGCTGTTAGAGGTGTCACGAAACTAGGGCCTCACGAGTTGTTGGGAGTGCTCAAGAAGATCGAGAAGGACATGGGTCGTACAACTGGAATAATATATGGTCCTAGACCTATCGACTTGGATATTCTGTTTTATGGGAAATTCAAGATTCATTCTGAGATACTTGACGTTCCGCATGAAAGAATCTGGGAGAGACCATTTGTGGTGGCACCTTTGATTGATTTACTCGGTTCAGACATAGATAGCGATACAGTTGCACGGTGgcatttattttcaaaacattcaAGCGATCTTTTTGAATTGTGGGAGAAACTAGGAGGTGAATCTCTTGTAGGAAAAAATGGGATGAAAAGGGTATTGCCAGTTGGAAACAACCTATGGGACTGGTCTTCGAAAACCTCCGTTATGGGTATTCTGAATTTGACTCCGGACAGTTTTAGTGACGGTGGGAAGTATCTATCTGTAGAAGCAGCAGTTTCCCAAGTTCGTTTAATGCTCTCAGAGGGTGCAGATATAATTGATTTTGGTGCACAATCTACACGTCCAAACGCTTCAAAGATATCCGTTGAAGAAGAATTAGATAGACTAATTCCTGTTATAGAGGCCGTTAACAAGATGCCCGAGGTTGAGGGGAAGCTTTTATCTGTGGATACCTTCTATTCAGACGTTGCTTCAGAAGCAGTCAAGAATGGAGTTCATCTTGTAAACGATGTATCTGGTGGACGGTTGGATTCCAATATGCACAATGTCGTTGCAGCACTTCGAGTACCCTTTATAGCAATGCATATGAGAGGCGATCCGTCTTCCATGCAAAATCCCGAGAACTTGCAGTACAACGATGTTTGTAAGGACGTGGCATTTGAACTTCATGAGAGGCTCAAGGAAGCAGAGTTAGCCGGTATTCCTGCTTGGAGGCTAATAATTGATCCAGGAATCGGATTCTCCAAAAATACTGAACATAATTTGGATATTCTAACGGGTTTGACAACCATCCGAAGTGAGATTGCAAGGAGGAGCTTGGCGTTGTCTCGTGCACCCTTATTGATTGGACCTTCCAGAAAGAGATTCCTAGGCGAAGTCTGTGCTCGCCCTGCTGCAGATGAACGAGATCCAGCAACTGTTGCTGCTGTAACGACAGGGGTTCTGAATGGTGCCAATATTGTAAGAGTACATAATGTTCGATATAATGCAGACGCGCTTGGGCTGTGTGATGCGTTATTGGAAAGGAAACAGTATGCTTAG
- the LOC107768955 gene encoding fructokinase-like 2, chloroplastic, with product MAALSFNLFSTLPRQHLHWNFYPNMKVMHLQDLGLKNKWVLMAVSKEGTPEAIAKELSKTEVFVVGKKTARISKRAPVMARRKKVVETSNDDPMNVEEAENTSESIEEPKKTQRRTRKKKEIVESSFGDSISDTEGNVTDAEAVTEPESSAKPKKTRRTRKKKETVESTFEDSTSDVEGNVTDEEVLPTSRSSEGSVEVRKRTSKKAASSSSSLEKEPTQKVTRRRRKKVNDLEDEGSQTEISDIEEELHVANVDADSEEELDFDDGEDISFSYGWPPLVCCFGAAQHAFVPSGRPSNRLVDHEWHERMKDAIWDPEKFTRAPEGCSSNVAVALASLGGKVAFMGKLGDDDFGQSLVYFMNINKVQTRSVRLDSKKATAITHMKIGKRGGLRMTTTKPSAEDSLLKSEINIDVLKEAKMFYFNTFSLLDPHMRLTTLRATKISKKLGGVVFYDVNLPFPLWESGDKAKTFIQQAWDLADIIEVTKQELEFLCGIKPSERFDTKDNDRSKFTHYPPEVIAPLWHENLKVLFVTNGTSKIHYYTKEHHGAVLGLEDVPLTPYTSDMSASGDGIIAGIIRMLTVQPHLMTDKGYLERTLKYAISCGVVDQWLQARRLGYPPKEGMEDDVVPDDHGIKSVTEREYRTLVPVS from the exons ATGGCTGCTCTCTCCTTCAACTTGTTTTCTACTCTCCCCAG GCAGCATCTGCATTGGAACTTTTACCCAAATATGAAAGTAATGCACCTTCAAGATCTTGGACTTAAAAACAAATGGGTTCTTATGGCAGTCTCTAAAGAAGGAACTCCAGAGGCTATAGCCAAGGAGTTATCGAAGACAGAGGTGTTTGTTGTTGGAAAAAAGACCGCCCGGATATCAAAACGAGCTCCGGTTATGGCTAGGAGAAAGAAAGTAGTCGAGACTTCAAATGATGATCCAATGAATGTTGAGGAAGCCGAAAATACTTCAGAGTCAATTGAGGAACCCAAAAAAACGCAGAGACGAACCCGAAAGAAAAAAGAGATAGTGGAGAGTTCATTTGGTGATTCCATATCTGATACGGAGGGTAATGTCACTGATGCGGAAGCTGTAACAGAACCAGAATCAAGTGCGAAACCGAAGAAAACCCGACGAACTCGGAAGAAAAAAGAGACAGTGGAGAGCACATTTGAGGATTCTACGTCAGATGTGGAGGGCAATGTCACAGATGAGGAAGTCTTACCAACTTCAAGATCAAGTGAAGGTTCTGTGGAAGTACGAAAACGAACTTCAAAGAAAG CTGCTTCTAGCTCTAGTAGCCTCGAGAAAGAACCAACTCAGAAGGTCACAAGGCGGAGGAGAAAGAAGGTTAACGATTTAGAGGATGAAGGTAGCCAGACAGAAATTAGTGATATCGAAGAAGAGCTACACGTTGCAAACGTTGATGCTGATAGTGAGGAAGAACTGGACTTCGATGATGGAGAGGATATTAGCTTCTCATACGGATGGCCACCTCTGGTGTGTTGCTTTGGTGCCGCACAGCATGCGTTTGTTCCTTCAGGGAGGCCATCCAATCGGCTTGTAGACCATGAATGGCATGAAAGAATGAAAGATGCAATTTGGGATCCCGAAAAATTTACCAGGGCTCCCGAGGGATGTTCGAGTAATGTTGCCGTGGCTCTTGCGAGCTTGGGCGGTAAAGTTGCCTTCATGGGGAAACTTGGCGATGATGATTTCGGTCAGTCCTTGGTATATTTTATGAATATCAACAAAGTTCAAACGCGGTCAGTTCGCCTTGACAGTAAAAAAGCAACTGCCATTACACATATGAAAATAGGTAAGAGAGGGGGCTTGAGGATGACTACCACCAAACCATCGGCTGAGGATTCTCTATTGAAGTCTGAGATCAATATAGATGTCCTTAAGGAG gcaaaaatgttttatttcaaTACATTCTCATTGCTTGACCCACATATGAGATTAACCACATTACGAGCAACAAAGATTTCGAAGAAGCTGGGAGGGGTTGTCTTTTATGATGTCAACCTCCCGTTTCCGCTATGGGAATCGGGTGATAAAGCGAAGACATTCATACAGCAAGCGTGGGATCTTGCAGATATTATAGAAGTTACGAAACAGGAGTTAGAGTTTCTCTGTGGCATAAAACCGTCCGAGAGGTTTGACACCAAGGATAATGACAGGTCTAAGTTCACTCACTATCCACCAGAAGTAATTGCTCCACTTTGGCATGAAAATCTAAAGGTTTTGTTCGTGACTAACGGGACTTCTAAGATTCATTACTACACCAAGGAGCATCATGGTGCTGTTCTTGGGCTGGAAGATGTGCCGCTGACCCCTTATACTTCTGATATGTCTGCATCTGGAGATGGCATTATTGCAG GTATCATCAGAATGCTGACAGTTCAGCCTCATCTTATGACCGATAAAGGGTACTTGGAACGAACTTTAAAGTATGCTATTAGCTGTGGGGTAGTAGATCAATGGTTGCAGGCGAGGAGATTAGGGTATCCTCCCAAAGAAGGTATGGAAGACGATGTGGTCCCAGACGACCATGGCATAAAGTCAGTAACAGAGAGGGAATACAGAACACTCGTGCCTGTAAGTTGA
- the LOC107768957 gene encoding cytochrome b5-like translates to MPTLTKLFTMEEASQHNTKGDCWVVIDGKVYDVSSYLDEHPGGDDVVLAATGKDATDEFEDAGHSKDARELMEKFFIGELDSTSPPIPELEIVKKAAKNIPQKVKEITKQYWFIPVAVVGISVVVGFLYTRKK, encoded by the exons ATGCCAACACTAACGAAGCTATTCACAATGGAAGAAGCCTCTCAGCACAACACTAAGGGTGATTGCTGGGTTGTCATTGACGGCAag GTATATGATGTTTCATCTTATCTGGACGAACATCCAGGCGGAGATGATGTTGTACTTGCTGCTACAG GAAAAGACGCCACTGATGAATTTGAAGATGCTGGACATAGCAAAGATGCGAGGGAACTGATGGAGAAATTCTTCATTGGGGAGCTTGATTCGACATCCCCTCCCATCCCAGAACTTGAGATTGTAAAGAAGGCCGCCAAAAATATTCCTCAGAAGGTTAAGGAAATTACTAAGCAATACTGGTTCATTCCTGTAGCAGTTGTCGGCATCTCTGTGGTGGTGGGCTTCTTGTACACACGCAAGAAGTAA
- the LOC107768954 gene encoding putative 6-phosphogluconolactonase 1: MALSWANKDGREVRIYEYLDELSTDLADYIAELSEASVKERGVFAVALSGGSLISLMGKLCEAPYSKTVDWAKWYIFWVDERVVAKNHADSNYKLAKDGLLSKVPIVPSHVHSINDTVSAEKAAEDYEFVIRQLVRTRVISVSDISDCPKFDLILLGMGPDGHVASLFPNHSILDEKEEWVTFLTDSPKPPPERITFTLPVINSASNVAIVVTGSSKAEAVHSAIDGVGPDCPTLPAKMVQPSKGNLVWFLDKAAASKLDGAKFSE; this comes from the exons ATGGCTCTTTCTTGGGCTAATAAAGATGGAAGAGAAGTGAGGATTTATGAGTATTTGGATGAACTCAGCACAGATTTGGCAGATTATATTGCAGAATTATCAGAGGCTTCTGTGAAGGAGAGGGGTGTATTTGCTGTTGCTTTATCTGGTGGTTCCCTTATCAGCTTAATGGG AAAATTATGTGAAGCTCCTTATAGCAAAACTGTTGATTGGGCAAAGTGGTATATATTTTGGGTGGACGAGCGTGTGGTTGCGAAAAATCATGCTGACAGTAATTACAAGCTAGCCAAAGATGGACTTTTGTCGAAG GTGCCTATTGTTCCAAGCCATGTACATTCCATTAACGACACGGTCTCAGCAGAGAAAGCTGCCGAAGACTATGAGTTTGTTATTAGACAGCTCGTGAGGACTCGTGTAATCAGCGTTTCTGACATCAGCGACTGCCCCAAGTTTGACCTCATCCTTCTAGGAATGGGACCGGATGGACATGTCGCGTCTCTTTTCCCTAATCACTCCATACTTGATGAGAAAGAAGAGTGGGTAACTTTTCTCACCGACTCACCCAAGCCCCCTCCAGAGAGGATTACTTTCACTTTACCGGTTATCAACTCTGCATCCAATGTAGCTATAGTTGTAACTGGAAGCAGTAAAGCAGAGGCTGTGCATTCAGCGATTGATGGTGTTGGACCTGACTGCCCGACGTTGCCTGCAAAAATGGTCCAGCCAAGTAAAGGGAATTTGGTTTGGTTTCTAGACAAGGCAGCCGCCTCAAAACTTGACGGCGCAAAATTTTCAGAGTAG